The window CGCACGCTCGACGCCGTCCTCGACCACACCGAGACCGACAATGTGCCGCGGCTGGAGTACCCGACGCGGCCCTCCTCTCGCCGCCGCGACAGTTCCTGGATCCCGCGGCGAATGGAgccggggtcgtcctcgtcgtcgggctccggctcgccggccctccgccccgtcaagcccgaGCTGGAGGGGACACCTCTCGGGCGTCGCGTTCgcagcggcgccctcgtcatcaacgagccctcgccgGCGACAGCACGAGGCGCTCCCTCCGCCTGATCCGGCCGAAGCCCGAGCCGGACGtgctccccgtgaagccggagcacgccgccatggtggcccccgacgacgagtccgccctgaaatgggcgaaggaggactacgtccgcgagcaggtgcGCCGCCAGCGTCGGGCGTACCTGGAAACCCAGGCCCGTAGCCGCGCCGATGAGGGCAAGGCCAGGCCATCAAGTGTTGTCGGCGACCCCCGCGAGGGTTGCAGCAGGGCGCGCGACGATGATGAcgactacacccgcttctacaggcttctcggcatgtagacggcgcgggggcgacggcgacggcagcgGCTAGGCTTTTTTAGTTCGTTTTTAGGTTATTTAGGCGTAGTTCATGCACGTTTTCaagtttttgtacaaatttggACGAAATATGGCCGAGTTCGTGCAAAAGTCGCCGAGTTTGCAAAAAAACTGAAACGTACTTCGCCGAACCCGCAACGACCGTGGGCGCGTGGCTGGGAGTGAACCGAGCCCCAGGGGCCGAtctagcgccggctcgcccccaggccactctttttcggcgccctggggggccgaacggctggagatgctcttaccattCAGGCCCTGTTTGGATTATCATTTTACTTTGAAATACCCCTGTAAAAAATATATGCCTTGCCTCGTTATTCTGTTTCCAGCTCAAAATTACTTAGTGGCCGGTATGATACAGTACAggcgtaagagcatctccaacagccgcgctaagcgccgcgcgcaaaaaatctgtttgccgcgcgcgctgcggctggttttacgcgcccgcctgcgctggctccaacagccgcgctataatgcagcgcgcgcgccgctccagcagagcgCAAAAACAGCGCGCGCGCCGCACAAACCACATGTACATTTCAACGAAGATgagcaaaaatgatcaaacaaacaaaataaatcaacaacaaatagttcaaaataaatcattacaactcaaacaaatagtttatcgttcagTACAACAACTAATAATGCAATAAACACAATaaatagttcatgaacaatacaatgtCGAATGCATATATCATCATGCTCTTTGTCGTTCATGCCATGCCCACCACTCTTCAATTAGATCATTCTGAAGTTCATTGTGCGTTGCGGGacgccgaatggcatgataggaggcaacaaaacgggctaccctttcagccctccgccgcacttgcacgggatgtcccaagagctcatactgtgagtagtctaaatcttggccacgcgcattctcgatgatcatgttgtgcatgatcacacaagcgtgcatgatgtaccaaagcattttttgatcccaaaatctggccggtcctctcacaatagcaaattgggcttgcaaaatcccaaatgctctctccacatcttttctagccactgcctgagcattgtggaaatcaagatttttcttaccttccggttttttcaacggcttcacgaaggtttgccactttggatagatgccatccgctagataataaccatagttgtacgtacggccatttgctacaaactgcacaggTGGCAactcaccatttgcaatcttattcatcagtggtgaccggttgacaacattgatgtcattcaaagatccaggcattccaaagaatgcatgccaaatccaagtctcctgatcggccaccgcttcaaggattatagtggaaccctttttttggccgtgaaattgcccatgccatgcctttggacaattcttccaactccaatgcatgcaatctattgagccaagcatgccaggaaagccgcgcactttgttcatcgccaatagccttgcggcgtcttcagcagtgggagatctcaaatactcctcgccaaacacttgcacaattcccactgcaaagcgcttgacacacatgatggcttggctctcacccatagccaagtgatcatcaactagatcagccgggataccgtatgccaacatacgcaaagcggctgtcaccttcagaaaagtgctatgcccgagctctccggcggcattcctcctttgctggaaaaaccggtcatggctcgctagtttctctgcaatgcgcctgaacaagtcggtgctcatcctaaaccggcgacgaaaatacgactccgggtatgtgggattctccacgaaatagttcttcatcaatctgttatgggcatcaatcccatctctccaaattttctcccgacccataaccgaaccaccgtgcttcggttttttattgatatgcatagctaggatcattgcaagatcctcctcctcttccatatcaaattcttcttcggaagaatcatacgacgaactcatctacaatgttcaatactatactataaaaaactacaattcaaaacatgcaccaaattcatgaagtttgagcaatacataccttgtaggcgttttatcgaacaccttgcgggcgcggcgCAGCAGCGAGCGCTCGGGCGCTGTTCCTCGGACGACGGAGGCGCGCGAGCGCCGGCGAGACTAGGAGGGGATGGGCGGAAGCGCGGGCGCgaggggataggccggggaagcctgAACGGTCGTCGgggcgcgagcggcggcggcggcgcggccgaaCGAGGGGTGGAAGTGGGAAAGGAAGTGCGGGCGCGAGCGCTCaagtgtgccgcgcgctgtagcGGGCGCCCGAAATACGCCGCGCGGGTAAGTGTTTTCGACCGCGCGCCCAACCCGTTATAGCGCGCACGCCGTTTTTACGCGCCTGCTGGAGCGACCCGacgcgttgcgcgcgcgctaaaacggcctattttgcggcgcggcgctagtttagcgtggctgttggagatgctctaagttaaAACACCTCCGCATTTGATTACACCGTTGACCGTTCCCAAGCGCGCCCTCAGGCTCCGTTTGGAACTGGTGTAACTTTATACAACTGCATTTAGTTCACAGGTGTGTAACAGCAGCCACAACTGATATCCTAGCTGTGTACCATAAATAGGCTGATTACGAGCCTAAACGAGGATACAGGAAACATTACAGGCCTAATACAATGAACCAACCACCTCTTACAAGCCTACCCGACGTTTTCTAACCAGCCAATGTTTTAAGGAGGGAAAACGATATTCCAAGCGGGCTCTCCATAGCAGCGGAAAAGAAGCCACGCAACCGCCAGTCACTTGAACAATTGTCAAAACGTCACCCTAGATCCTGTGATATTCCCGTGAAGTCAAGGAGTTGATGATAAAATCCTCATGAGCGTCAGAGGATGTTTCTTCCTTTTACGCAATGAAACTTCCCAGCACCGCTTCAATTTGTTTCTGTGAAAACATGAGATATCCTTTATATATTAGATCAAATATAAACAAAAGAGCGGTAAATAGGGGCAGTTGCAGTCATGTACAAGTACAAGATGTGAGTCCAGAATGTTTGGAACTAACAACCACACATTCGGGCTTTATACTACTGGCTAACCACTTGGCCTTGCAATAAACCACCATGTAAATAGAAAAGAATGCTACAGTGGACTGCACAATCCTTTACCTTTGGACCTTATACTAGTCAGATCTGCAAGATGCCGCATTGTTGGCCTCCGGTGCGGGCAATTCCAAGGGGACCTTAGTCCTGTTAGATTTTTCAGTATCTGAAGTGCAAAAGCAAACATTAATTCATCGTTTGAAGCAATACCTCTTTCTGGATAGTGAGTGGCTGCACAAATGGACTAAAGCAAGCATTGGATTATGCTTCTGAAAATACCCAAGTCACATAAAAACTAAACTAATACGTGTATTTttggggaaggatctatctaggtcACCGCAGCCGAATTTTTGTAATTACCTTCTTCATTTCAGTTTTCGTCAGTGGATCGCCAATCATAGTAGACATTCGGCAAGCCCTCGAAGCAAACATAGCACGAACCCTCGAAGGGCAAACAGAATCAGTTGTATCCATCTTATAGCTACTAATTATTGAACAGTCACCTTGACTGTCAGAAAGCATGCAAATCAGCTCCTTCACATCTAAATCAAGGGAAATGAAAGTAAGTCTACAGTTCTGAGTTTTTTACGAGCGTAAAATCAGACATGGTACAACAATAAGTAATTACCTTGAACACCAAATGTAATATTTTTACTAAATGGCACAGCTTTCAAAAGATAATGACTGCCAGGAGAAGCATGCAAATCTTCTGCTAAAACAAAACCATTTTTTCTGAAACAAGGTGACAGAAGAAAGAATGTGAGCTACCTAGGATTTAATCACCTCCAAACACTATTAATTAAAACTAGAAAGATACATCATGTCTTCTGTCAATACAGCGTGTCTACAGGAGGGATGAAGGACCATGCATGATTCAAGAACCAAGATGGTATGCACTTATCAAAAATAAATACACCTAGCTGGTGCAATTAATAATTTATCATGCATGAATTGATATTTTCAAGAACCAGATATAAGCAGAAAACTTCCCCTTGAAGAACAAAACAACAACAGATGTATGGATATCATAGGTTATGTGTTACTCCCTCCGGTTAAGTATTAGCTGTCGTTTTGGACATAGGTAAAGTCAAACAAAAATATTTGGATCAGATACTTGAAAGCACATGTATATATTAGTCTCGGCAAGTGCTTTCGCAGAATGTACTTTTACTATGGATGTCCGGAAATCTGTTTCATGTGGCTTGGCAAGGAAATTTTGAATCATGCATACCACTTTTAACAGGTTTCATAACAATGGTCTTGATAGAAATAGTAGTCAAATTTGTAGTTTGAAGACCATGCCCATGTCCAAAATAACAGCTTTTGGGGAAGAAACAGTACTTCACATGTTCTTTGAAGAACCATATACTGAATGTAACTATAACTAAACATCTGTCAAACAGGCAACTGATGGTTACTGCATTAAAGACTACACATTTCAATATTAAAGTTGTTAGATACTTAGATCCACTTTTTGAGCAGGCAGAATCGAAGTAGTAGGACAAAAGGAAATGTACCTGATAGTGTTCATGTGCATAGATACGATAACTTCTTCCTCCGGTGAAAGTTCAAGTCTCAGTGGCCTAGCATTAGAACACAATCAGAAACCCTCCTCCAATGCAAGAGAAAAAAAATGCTACGGAAGGTATGGATAAACGTGGACATTGTTAAGTCACTCCTTGAACTACCCTACCATAACCATTCACGAGTTGATGTTATTTTTGCCAAGGCAAGGACCCCCCTTGGGGGACCAATTGGTGTTGAGAAGTTCCATCTACAGAATAACACATGAAAATAATGGGGCTTGTTTACTCACTGAAGAAGAGGCTGTATGTTTAACGTTGTTGACCGTGACAGGCTCTCAAAGTTGTACTTCTCATCAGCAGCATGCTTGAGAACAAAAAAAAACGATATGAGGTACCTTGAGGGTTGCTACTCATATATCTTGGGATTTGTATAATGGTGTCACTGTTACACTGAAAAATATGTAGATGTACCTGATCTACAATAAATAGGTCTTGTTCCAGCTTTCCGATGATAAAACCGAGATTAAACTGCCCAACAACCTGAAGATCAGATAGTTAGTATCCTAAGAAATAACTGCATATAACACAATGCTTTGAATATTGCCACTTGTTTTACAAGAACGATGACTGTCACATTCGAGCAAATAAACAACAAGGTCATAACAACAGATTTCTTGAAAGTACAGTCCACATCTGCAAGGTGCTTGTAAAATTGTAACAGCCCCTATGGTACTTGGCAGTTGCCTTGAACAGGAACATACTACAATTCCAATAGATCAAGTTCTCTCTGGATACAACTCCAATAGATCAAGTTCTCTCTGGATACTACAATTCCAACATCTGCAAGGTGCTTGTAAAATTGGAACAGCAACATGACCCTATGGTACTCAGCATACTACAATTCCAATAGATCAAGTTCTCTCTGGATACAACGTATGGCAAATTCTATATGTGACCACTCCAAAAGCACCGATTGGACATAATATCCAATTTCACAAATCAAGATTGCTAACATCCATTATGGCTCCTCCCAATTACTGAGTGCATCAGAACTGTTTTAACATGTCATTTCAGAAAAGAAAAACTAATCTTGCAAGGAAACTAGGCACAGTCATCACTGTTCACCTAAGACTCATTCATCAGGCAAATGCTTTAACAAATATAATGTTATATGGAACCACTGAAAGAAAATGAGAATATTAAGAATATGGAGCTATTTGAAGAACCTTCATTTCTCCAAAATTATCTTTGCTGAAAAACCTGTCCAACTCATTGGTGGCTGCAGCTAAATAATTAGATTTTCCCTCGTCATCATTTGGTACATAATTATCCAGTGTTGCGGCTTTATAACACCTAGGTGAAGACAATTAAAGTAGTCAAAAACCAAACTCCTGATGGCAACAGAACTTGTTTATAACAACAGCATGTGTGTTACCTTGCAGTTTTCTCAGAACAATGGACTCTGTTTTCATGTGATACAATAAAACCGCGTTTTCTTCTTCTCCTAAGCTCATCAATTGTAAACTGCACTGAATAAGATACTGATGTAGAGCACACCGAATTGTCATTATCATGACCATCAAGTAAAGTTATATTGGACGGTGTATTTGGGGGTTCGGTATCCTTCAAACATTGATCGGGAGCACCAAAATTGGAAAGGCATCGATCATTCTGTTCATCCTGCATTGCAGCATTCATTATATAATCTATCCCACTgaacacatcaaaaattattttttcaaAAACAACTGATTTGCGCCAAAACACAGCTTAGCTAATCAGAGAAACTAAGGAGTTGTCGAAAATGCCAGAAGTAGATTCATGATTATTGAACTGCATGCACCAAATCAGTTCACCCAAAAGCTTAAACTGATGGAGAAAAGTGGGCAATATATTTCCCTATGTCGACATGGTATCGAGACGTAGGTTGCAACTATATTTATTAATAGCATTTtggccgggtcttgaactcaataTCTCTTGGCTCTGATTACCAAATTGAATCCATTTCACCCAAAAGCTTAAGCTGATGGGGAGagacgggcaatatatttcaaAAATGATGCCTATAACTCACTAACAGTTCAAAAGTTCACTGTGAACTTCATAATACAATTTTAAAAGGCAGAGATACTTAAGAAGAGTGCTACAAAACAAACAGTTAAAGGCAAGAAGTGGAAGAagagaaacaaaaataaaacagtATTGGCAGCAGTAGTCTAATCTCCTCCAGAAATCTGACTGACAGAACCGTCTCACTGCAAAATTAAATCAGCCTTACCACATCAAATTCTGTACTGTGGACATCACATGGATTGAGGAGATGCGCTTCAGTACTAGGAGACCCAACATTAGGTGGTTCAGAATGCTGTAATGAAACTTCTGTCCTCTTAGGTACAAAAGGTTGTGGAGAATGATCCCACAGGCTAATTTGCTGAAGTGGGTTGGCATCTGAAATACCAGGTGCATTTGCTTCTAAACTTGTTCTTCTCACTTGCCCCGAGCATGTACCTCTTCTCAGCACTGGAGCTTCAGAACTAGGAGGCCCAACATTAGGTGGTTCAGAATGCTGTAATGAAAATTCTGTCCTCTTAGGTACAAAAGGTTGTGGAGAATGATCCCACAGGCTAATTTGCTGAAGTGAGTTGGCATCTGAAATACCAGGTGCATTTGCTTCTAAACTTGTTCTTCTCACTTGCCCTGAGCATGTACCCCTTCTCAGCACTGGAGCTTCAGTAATAAGATTGCAACTGTCTTCATGCTTCCTCTTGTTTAGTGATAGAAAGTTCATAAGAGAAGACTGAACAATAGTTGAAGGGGAGGATTGAGCAGCAAGCCCTGTTCTAACATGATTTTCTCTTACTGGATTACTTTTAAAATCAGCATGGGGTCTTTTTGGCTGCTCATACCGCAATGCTGAAAACCAAGGACATCTATCAACCTCAGtgtctgggctccttggcaaggggctCATGTCTCTAGATGCAGCTCCAGTGGCTACCCTTGTCGCAGAAGAACTCACATTCTGATCCTTCAGTGGGTCCTGATCATCACTATCTGTGTCTTCCTTGCAATTATCATTTTCAGGCGATGAAACATTTTCCTTGTCCATTAAATATGTGCTTTTAATAGGTTCATCAATCATAGGGTCATCTTCCTTTACAGGATCTTCAGTGTGATTGACCTTTTCAGGATCTTCAATGTGATTGATGGAAAAACTGCACTGTTGAGGGCTGTACAGATTTTCAATAGCTTCCCGTAAAGATAACAAAATAGTATGCTCTGATGAGAAGAAAATTTTCCTCTTATCAGGTGCGACATTCACATCATAAGATGTGGTTGGGATGCAAAAATTTAGGACAGCCACAGGGTATTGCCTGGAATTGGAACTCCTGTACAGTTCATTAACAAGTTTGGTGACCTTTGGCATGTCCACGGGTCTGCCATTTACATAGAAGAATTGCCTGTCTCCTGAATTGCGACCAGTGCCTGGTCCAGGCTTGGAAAGGAAACCTTCTACCTGACAGCCTTCAGAGAGGGCCAGGTTGAAGGGCTCCAGGCATTTGAAAGTGTTCAAACCAAAGACCGTAATGATATTGTCCTTCAGTGAACTGCTTCCTTGAGTTTTAACCACCACCATTTTAGAATTCTTGCCCACAGTATTTGTGCAAAGTAATCTGACCCCTTTGGCAATTAAGGCGTAAGCCTAAAATCAGGTAAGACCAGACAATTAGTAATGGAAGATTATAACAACAAAAAAGAAGTAAGTTTCAGCATCTATCATAATAAAACATCCTACTGTGAGAAGCAAAACGTCTAGATAAATATGATTAAGCAGAACAGTTAGGCTTCAACATGCAAAAATAATAAATTTGCAAGCAGCAGTTGCAAAGAAATACAGAAAACAAGATGTGAAACTCACATGTAGCAAGGAGACCACTTTCCCGTACTCCTTCTTGATATTCCTACTAAACTCCTTTCCCCGAACCGGCAAGGTGGAGAAGAGTTTCTCGATGGTTACGGTGGTCCCGACTTGCCGTGCAATCTTCCTCTCACTGATCACCACGCCCGAGTGCTCAAACTCCAAATGAGTTCCGACCGACTCATCTTTAGTCCTTGTCTCGACCGTCAATTTCCCCAATGCACAGAGGGAGCTCAACGCCTCCCCCCGGAATCCGAAGGTGGCCACGGAGTTGAGATCGGAGAAATCCGATATCTTGGATGTGTGGTGCTTCAGAGCGAGTGCCTAAGACGGTGACGGCACGGCAGCAGCATGGTACGGTCAGCAACACCAATGACAGGCCGGAAAAACGACAGAGGATGCAGAGATTAGGAATGAGGGGTTGCGTTTGTGCGTGCCTGGAAATTGCCGGGAGAGATGCCGCTGCCGTTATCCGCGACCTTGAACCACTCTTCGCCGTAGGCCTTGAGGCCGACCTcgacggtggtggcgccggcgtcgAGGCTGTTCTCCACGAGCTCCTTCACTGCGGAGGAGAGGTCGAAAATGACTTGGCCGGAGCAAATCCGGTGCACCACTGATTTGCCGATAGGCTTTATCGCCGGCGAGGCTCCTCCCATACCCACTAAACCAGTAAACCCTACCGCAGCTCGACCTCGAGACGAGGGTttcgttcctcctcctcctcctcctctctctctctctctctctctctctctctctcccgcttcTGGTGCGCGCTACGGGCAGTAACGGGCTGGGCCACACTGCCACAGTCGTCGCTCTGCCTCTCAGTTGGGCCTAGGTGTTGGCTTCACCAGGACTCTGGACTCCTTTTTTTTTTTCTTGAAACATCGAGTCTGGACGGGAGCTCCTCCTGGGAGGTCCTATTCCGCACCTTCAGCGCCGCGCAAGCTAACCGGCGCCCGCAGCAGCGGCTGGATGGGCCGGCCCACATTCGCGCGGCGCGCAAAAAGACGACCAAAAACAGAACTCTCGATCGGGATCGATCTCACACCCTCGTGCTTACAAACAGAGCGGGCTAACCACTTGACCAGGTAAATTCTGGTGATTCTTCGCAGCGCGCGGACTTTAAAGAATAGAAACGTTGACACACTATTAATTTCTTATTACACTGTAGCGTTTACATTTTCCAATTATTTGAAAACATGTGCACATATTACAAATAGAGTTCATGCACATGCAAAAAAAAGTTCGCGTATTAAAAAAAACTTCACCAAATCgaaaaagttcatgtattcaaaaaagttcacaaattcaaaagagttcatcgattttaaaaaa is drawn from Triticum dicoccoides isolate Atlit2015 ecotype Zavitan chromosome 6B, WEW_v2.0, whole genome shotgun sequence and contains these coding sequences:
- the LOC119323024 gene encoding DNA mismatch repair protein PMS1-like isoform X2, with the protein product MGGASPAIKPIGKSVVHRICSGQVIFDLSSAVKELVENSLDAGATTVEVGLKAYGEEWFKVADNGSGISPGNFQALALKHHTSKISDFSDLNSVATFGFRGEALSSLCALGKLTVETRTKDESVGTHLEFEHSGVVISERKIARQVGTTVTIEKLFSTLPVRGKEFSRNIKKEYGKVVSLLHAYALIAKGVRLLCTNTVGKNSKMVVVKTQGSSSLKDNIITVFGLNTFKCLEPFNLALSEGCQVEGFLSKPGPGTGRNSGDRQFFYVNGRPVDMPKVTKLVNELYRSSNSRQYPVAVLNFCIPTTSYDVNVAPDKRKIFFSSEHTILLSLREAIENLYSPQQCSFSINHIEDPEKVNHTEDPVKEDDPMIDEPIKSTYLMDKENVSSPENDNCKEDTDSDDQDPLKDQNVSSSATRVATGAASRDMSPLPRSPDTEVDRCPWFSALRYEQPKRPHADFKSNPVRENHVRTGLAAQSSPSTIVQSSLMNFLSLNKRKHEDSCNLITEAPVLRRGTCSGQVRRTSLEANAPGISDANSLQQISLWDHSPQPFVPKRTEFSLQHSEPPNVGPPSSEAPVLRRGTCSGQVRRTSLEANAPGISDANPLQQISLWDHSPQPFVPKRTEVSLQHSEPPNVGSPSTEAHLLNPCDVHSTEFDVNDRCLSNFGAPDQCLKDTEPPNTPSNITLLDGHDNDNSVCSTSVSYSVQFTIDELRRRRKRGFIVSHENRVHCSEKTARCYKAATLDNYVPNDDEGKSNYLAAATNELDRFFSKDNFGEMKVVGQFNLGFIIGKLEQDLFIVDQHAADEKYNFESLSRSTTLNIQPLLQPLRLELSPEEEVIVSMHMNTIRKNGFVLAEDLHASPGSHYLLKAVPFSKNITFGVQDVKELICMLSDSQGDCSIISSYKMDTTDSVCPSRVRAMFASRACRMSTMIGDPLTKTEMKKILKNLTGLRSPWNCPHRRPTMRHLADLTSIRSKETN
- the LOC119323024 gene encoding DNA mismatch repair protein PMS1-like isoform X1; this translates as MGGASPAIKPIGKSVVHRICSGQVIFDLSSAVKELVENSLDAGATTVEVGLKAYGEEWFKVADNGSGISPGNFQALALKHHTSKISDFSDLNSVATFGFRGEALSSLCALGKLTVETRTKDESVGTHLEFEHSGVVISERKIARQVGTTVTIEKLFSTLPVRGKEFSRNIKKEYGKVVSLLHAYALIAKGVRLLCTNTVGKNSKMVVVKTQGSSSLKDNIITVFGLNTFKCLEPFNLALSEGCQVEGFLSKPGPGTGRNSGDRQFFYVNGRPVDMPKVTKLVNELYRSSNSRQYPVAVLNFCIPTTSYDVNVAPDKRKIFFSSEHTILLSLREAIENLYSPQQCSFSINHIEDPEKVNHTEDPVKEDDPMIDEPIKSTYLMDKENVSSPENDNCKEDTDSDDQDPLKDQNVSSSATRVATGAASRDMSPLPRSPDTEVDRCPWFSALRYEQPKRPHADFKSNPVRENHVRTGLAAQSSPSTIVQSSLMNFLSLNKRKHEDSCNLITEAPVLRRGTCSGQVRRTSLEANAPGISDANSLQQISLWDHSPQPFVPKRTEFSLQHSEPPNVGPPSSEAPVLRRGTCSGQVRRTSLEANAPGISDANPLQQISLWDHSPQPFVPKRTEVSLQHSEPPNVGSPSTEAHLLNPCDVHSTEFDVDEQNDRCLSNFGAPDQCLKDTEPPNTPSNITLLDGHDNDNSVCSTSVSYSVQFTIDELRRRRKRGFIVSHENRVHCSEKTARCYKAATLDNYVPNDDEGKSNYLAAATNELDRFFSKDNFGEMKVVGQFNLGFIIGKLEQDLFIVDQHAADEKYNFESLSRSTTLNIQPLLQPLRLELSPEEEVIVSMHMNTIRKNGFVLAEDLHASPGSHYLLKAVPFSKNITFGVQDVKELICMLSDSQGDCSIISSYKMDTTDSVCPSRVRAMFASRACRMSTMIGDPLTKTEMKKILKNLTGLRSPWNCPHRRPTMRHLADLTSIRSKETN
- the LOC119323024 gene encoding DNA mismatch repair protein PMS1-like isoform X3, which encodes MGGASPAIKPIGKSVVHRICSGQVIFDLSSAVKELVENSLDAGATTVEVGLKAYGEEWFKVADNGSGISPGNFQALALKHHTSKISDFSDLNSVATFGFRGEALSSLCALGKLTVETRTKDESVGTHLEFEHSGVVISERKIARQVGTTVTIEKLFSTLPVRGKEFSRNIKKEYGKVVSLLHAYALIAKGVRLLCTNTVGKNSKMVVVKTQGSSSLKDNIITVFGLNTFKCLEPFNLALSEGCQVEGFLSKPGPGTGRNSGDRQFFYVNGRPVDMPKVTKLVNELYRSSNSRQYPVAVLNFCIPTTSYDVNVAPDKRKIFFSSEHTILLSLREAIENLYSPQQCSFSINHIEDPEKVNHTEDPVKEDDPMIDEPIKSTYLMDKENVSSPENDNCKEDTDSDDQDPLKDQNVSSSATRVATGAASRDMSPLPRSPDTEVDRCPWFSALRYEQPKRPHADFKSNPVRENHVRTGLAAQSSPSTIVQSSLMNFLSLNKRKHEDSCNLITEAPVLRRGTCSGQVRRTSLEANAPGISDANSLQQISLWDHSPQPFVPKRTEFSLQHSEPPNVGPPSSEAPVLRRGTCSGQVRRTSLEANAPGISDANPLQQISLWDHSPQPFVPKRTEVSLQHSEPPNVGSPSTEAHLLNPCDVHSTEFDVDEQNDRCLSNFGAPDQCLKDTEPPNTPSNITLLDGHDNDNSVCSTSVSYSVQFTIDELRRRRKRGFIVSHENRVHCSEKTARCYKAATLDNYVPNDDEGKSNYLAAATNELDRFFSKDNFGEMKVVGQFNLGFIIGKLEQDLFIVDQATET